The following coding sequences are from one Rhinoderma darwinii isolate aRhiDar2 unplaced genomic scaffold, aRhiDar2.hap1 Scaffold_792, whole genome shotgun sequence window:
- the LOC142731460 gene encoding uncharacterized protein LOC142731460 isoform X1 encodes MASCTEGLSESHRSSLLRGQPGRQALSKLEMLKNEYQERALREKEQKMLKMLRQQRERNCQRINGYSATPAPNRPPEEKIWASNWTVAKRTSGVDRAHPLQPLRHRNVSNLQHAPSATSAGIRHAPPHVRSKSGPSQTDYWQELEKSQSNLEAEIRRKESVLREKLRRTEEELRRLQTEKKEAEPEERRAGEIQDAKTRPRRTVTSLKEGGGRPPSIEQHGGGRPPSIEQHGGGRPPSIEQHGGGRPPSIEQHGGGRVKPAVQGAPLTHVLDAFHQLRLVTPGAPGTGRPSSQQVEEGALLGVGPQSPGQQLVPCLWCGRRFTEHRLQRHRAVCERTHGATRKVFDSSKARAKGTDLEQYLHKGRAPAPQVREIGWRQKHESFLRTIRQARVVQDVVARGGKISDLPPHPPQENPDYVACPHCSRRFAPRAAERHIPKCENIKAGPVPHRPAAADTGTG; translated from the exons ATGGCGTCCTGCACCGAGGGCCTGAGTGAGAGTCACCGGTCATCCCTCCTGCGAGGACAACCGGGCCGCCAAGCGCTGTCCAAACTGGAGATGTTGAAGAATGAATATCAAGAGCGAGCGCTGCGGGAAAAAGAGCAGAAGATGCTAAAGATGCTGCGGCAACAACGGGAGCGCAACTGCCAGCGGATCAACGGCTACAGCGCCACGCCCGCTCCCAATCGCCCGCCAGAGGAGAAGATCTGGGCCTCCAACTGGACGGTGGCCAAAAGGACATCCGGTGTGGACAGGGCGCACCCCCTCCAGCCGCTCCGTCACCGCAACGTATCCAACCTGCAGCACGCTCCATCAGCTACTAGCGCAGGTATCCGGCACGCACCGCCGCATGTCCGCTCCAAGTCAGGGCCAAGTCAGACTGATTATTGGCAAGAGCTGGAGAAAAGCCAGTCTAATCTGGAGGCCGAAATCCGCAGGAAAGAGTCTGTACTCCGAGAGAAGCTGCGCAGAACGGAGGAAGAGCTGCGGCGCCTCCAGACGGAGAAGAAGGAGGCGGAACCGGAGGAAAGGAGAGCCGGAGAGATCCAGGACGCCAAGACCCGGCCGAGGAGAACCGTCACCAGCCTGAAGGAAGGCGGGGGCCGCCCcccctccatagagcagcacGGCGGGGGCCGCCCcccctccatagagcagcacGGCGGGGGCCGCCCcccctccatagagcagcacGGCGGGGGCCGCCCcccctccatagagcagcacGGCGGGGGCCGGGTGAAGCCTGCCGTACAGGGGGCTCCTCTCACTCATGTTCTAGACGCATTTCATCAGCTGAGACTTGTAACTCCAGGAGCCCCGGGCACTGGTCGTCCGTCTTCCCAGCAGGTAGAGGAGGGGGCATTGCTTGGCGTCGGCCCTCAGAGCCCCGGGCAGCAGCTGGTCCCGTGTCTGTGGTGTGGACGCCGTTTTACGGAGCATCGCCTGCAGAGACACCGCGCAGTATGTGAGAGGACGCACGGAGCCACCAGGAAAGTGTTTGACTCCTCTAAAGCCCGAGCCAAGGGAACAGATTTGGAGCAGTATCTGCACAAGGGGAGAGCGCCGGCCCCCCAG GTGAGAGAAATCGGCTGGCGTCAGAAACACGAGTCTTTCTTGAGGACAATTCGCCAGGCGCGGGTAGTGCAGGACGTTGTTGCCAGAGGGGGAAAGATATCCGATCTGCCTCCTCATCCCCCACAGGAGAACCCGGATTACGTGGCTTGTCCTCATTGCAGCCGGCGCTTTGCTCCACGAGCAGCAGAACGACATATTCCAAAATGTGAGAATATTAAAGCAGGCCCCGTCCCCCACCGTCCCGCCGCCGCTGACACAG GAACTGGATGA
- the LOC142731460 gene encoding uncharacterized protein LOC142731460 isoform X2: MASCTEGLSESHRSSLLRGQPGRQALSKLEMLKNEYQERALREKEQKMLKMLRQQRERNCQRINGYSATPAPNRPPEEKIWASNWTVAKRTSGVDRAHPLQPLRHRNVSNLQHAPSATSAGIRHAPPHVRSKSGPSQTDYWQELEKSQSNLEAEIRRKESVLREKLRRTEEELRRLQTEKKEAEPEERRAGEIQDAKTRPRRTVTSLKEGGGRPPSIEQHGGGRPPSIEQHGGGRPPSIEQHGGGRPPSIEQHGGGRVKPAVQGAPLTHVLDAFHQLRLVTPGAPGTGRPSSQQVEEGALLGVGPQSPGQQLVPCLWCGRRFTEHRLQRHRAVCERTHGATRKVFDSSKARAKGTDLEQYLHKGRAPAPQVREIGWRQKHESFLRTIRQARVVQDVVARGGKISDLPPHPPQENPDYVACPHCSRRFAPRAAERHIPK, translated from the exons ATGGCGTCCTGCACCGAGGGCCTGAGTGAGAGTCACCGGTCATCCCTCCTGCGAGGACAACCGGGCCGCCAAGCGCTGTCCAAACTGGAGATGTTGAAGAATGAATATCAAGAGCGAGCGCTGCGGGAAAAAGAGCAGAAGATGCTAAAGATGCTGCGGCAACAACGGGAGCGCAACTGCCAGCGGATCAACGGCTACAGCGCCACGCCCGCTCCCAATCGCCCGCCAGAGGAGAAGATCTGGGCCTCCAACTGGACGGTGGCCAAAAGGACATCCGGTGTGGACAGGGCGCACCCCCTCCAGCCGCTCCGTCACCGCAACGTATCCAACCTGCAGCACGCTCCATCAGCTACTAGCGCAGGTATCCGGCACGCACCGCCGCATGTCCGCTCCAAGTCAGGGCCAAGTCAGACTGATTATTGGCAAGAGCTGGAGAAAAGCCAGTCTAATCTGGAGGCCGAAATCCGCAGGAAAGAGTCTGTACTCCGAGAGAAGCTGCGCAGAACGGAGGAAGAGCTGCGGCGCCTCCAGACGGAGAAGAAGGAGGCGGAACCGGAGGAAAGGAGAGCCGGAGAGATCCAGGACGCCAAGACCCGGCCGAGGAGAACCGTCACCAGCCTGAAGGAAGGCGGGGGCCGCCCcccctccatagagcagcacGGCGGGGGCCGCCCcccctccatagagcagcacGGCGGGGGCCGCCCcccctccatagagcagcacGGCGGGGGCCGCCCcccctccatagagcagcacGGCGGGGGCCGGGTGAAGCCTGCCGTACAGGGGGCTCCTCTCACTCATGTTCTAGACGCATTTCATCAGCTGAGACTTGTAACTCCAGGAGCCCCGGGCACTGGTCGTCCGTCTTCCCAGCAGGTAGAGGAGGGGGCATTGCTTGGCGTCGGCCCTCAGAGCCCCGGGCAGCAGCTGGTCCCGTGTCTGTGGTGTGGACGCCGTTTTACGGAGCATCGCCTGCAGAGACACCGCGCAGTATGTGAGAGGACGCACGGAGCCACCAGGAAAGTGTTTGACTCCTCTAAAGCCCGAGCCAAGGGAACAGATTTGGAGCAGTATCTGCACAAGGGGAGAGCGCCGGCCCCCCAG GTGAGAGAAATCGGCTGGCGTCAGAAACACGAGTCTTTCTTGAGGACAATTCGCCAGGCGCGGGTAGTGCAGGACGTTGTTGCCAGAGGGGGAAAGATATCCGATCTGCCTCCTCATCCCCCACAGGAGAACCCGGATTACGTGGCTTGTCCTCATTGCAGCCGGCGCTTTGCTCCACGAGCAGCAGAACGACATATTCCAAAAT GA